The Acetobacter oryzifermentans genomic interval ATTCGCATGGGGCCTGCACGCGTGAAGAACGGCAGCATTGAAGTGGTGCAGATCAAGACGGGCAAATACCTGCTGATACCTATGCACCCGGATCTAGCAGAAGTGCTGAGTGCCCATGAGCACCCAGGCGAGGCATTTCTTATTACCCAGACAGGCCAGCCCTTTGCATCAGGCAATGCGTTTTATAATTGGTTCAAGGAATGCGCCATCAAGGCAGGTGTGCAGGCAAAGCTCGGCCCGCATGGACTGCGCAAGGCAGCAGCTCGGCGCTTGGCTGAAGCTGGATGCACGCCATCAGAAATTCAGGCCATTACCGGCCATAACACACTCTCAGAAGTGGAGCGTTACACTAGGGAAGCCAATCAGAAATTGCTGGCTGAATCTGCATGGAAAAAGCTGGGAAGTATGCGGCCCGAACGACCTGATAACGGTAAGAAAACATAAGGAAGTAAGAACATTAATATATTCTTACTTCCTATATGCTGCTTAGTTAAGCACGCCCGTGCCGGTCACTGTTTTGGAGCTAGCCATTGTGTGGTGCAGCACTTTGTCACCATCAAAGATAATAGCAAGCTGCTTTGACGTGCCATGGTTGCGAGAGCCAAAGTAAGCCATGCCAGGAACGAAATTGATGCCATCCACAGAACTATGCACCATTTCGTATTTCCAGATTTCTTTGCCGCTATCCGTATAGTTGACGTTCAGCGGATCACCGAACATTTGTTTTACCTGTTCTTTTGTGGTTACACCGTCAATAATTTTTGCATCTACAGAAGCCTGAGTTTCGTTTTTTAGTGTTTTATTGCCGCTGTTGGAGCAAGCTACTGTTGCCATTGGCAGCAAAAGGACGCTCAGCATTACGGCCATTTTAATTTTCGACACTTTTTACATCTTTCTGATATAGAATTACAACGTACGGCGACTTCTATGCCTTAGACGTATGACTTTTGCAATAAATACGCATAAAAAGAATGAACATATAATAATGTGACATATTACTTTATTGCGAGAGAGTATTACGTACAACGCGAAGTGCCGAAAAATGCTCTAAATAAGCTTAGATCAAGAGGCGGTGTGAAAACTTTGTGAAGAAAGTTTACACTTTTCACCAAAAAACCCAATAAAAACAAGGGGTTGAACAGGAGGGTGGTGGAGCTGAGGGGAATCGAACCCCTGACCTCCTCATTGCGAACGAGGCGCTCTCCCATCTGAGCTACAGCCCCGCCTGTTCCGTGATTTTTGGGTGTATAGGGCTTACCAATTCGCTGTCAAGCTGTATTGTAGGTGTCTGATGGCAGACATGCGGGCATGCCATAAGGGTGTGTTCGGTTTTTTAGCAAGGCAGGATTTGGCGTTCGTGTTTTTCGTTTTCATGCTGTTGATGCGGCTTTTGGAACTGTATAGCTGGGTGCTTCTGGCAGCCTGTATTTTTGTAAACCTGTATGCCTTTGGCATTCTGGATAGCCGCAACCAGATTGTCTGGAAAATAGGCGTGTTTCTGGAACGGATAACAGAACCCGTGCTGGCCCCCGTGCGGCGTATGCTGCCAATGCCGGGCGGCATGGACTTTAGCCCAATGGTGGTGCTGCTGATTATCCAGTATGTGCTACAGCCGGGGCTTGTCAGCCTGTTTCGTGCGCTGATGTCTCATTAAAACGCGCACGGTGGCTGGCGTTAGCCCGGTTTGTTAAAAACGGAGCAACCGCCATGCCGCATCTTTTTCGCACATTGGGCCTGTTTTGCGCCACCATAGCCGCCACACCCGCGCTGGCGCAGGATACACCGCCCGCTACATCCGCCCAAATGTACACCGGCAGCATGGCAGGCGGCCAAGGCACCCTTAAACTGGTGCAAACGGGGGATGAAACCTTTGCTGAAGTTTCGGTTGTGGGGGATACCTGCGCCGGATCAGCCGAGGGCGCAGCCGCCCGCCACGGCACAACATGGGTGGTTACAACAGATCCGGAATATAACGGCCAATCATGCCGCATCACCTTCCGCATGGGGGCGCATGGTGTGATAGGGAGCGAGGAGCAAAATTGCGCGCCCTATCATAACGGGGCCTGCGCCTTTACCCATGCGCAACTGGCCCGCACGGCGCAGTAAGGCCACCACTTTACACCGCATACCGCACACATGTGGGCACAAAAAAACCGCCGGGCCAATAAGGCTGCGGCGGCTTTTTTACAGCATGGCAGGTAAAAACCCGCCAGCCCACATTAGTGGTGAGAAGAAGACGCGTTCGGGTCTTTTTCAATGTGGGTCAGGCTGTAGCTGCACATCACAATAACCGGAACAATAAAGGCGATAACAGCAGAGCTCATAGCTGCAACGTTCATGCCCAGGAAGTACAACATCAGATCCAGGCCCAGCAGCGCAATGCACAGAAACATGCCCATCCCAAAAACCCCTTATATAGTGTTCCGGCGGTAAAAGGGTTGCCGGGCCGGTGCCATATCCATGCATCTCAAGCCCCGCAGATTCCACCGGAATCATGCCAAATCAAAACAGCGTCACACTTACTCTTTTGCCCCGTGTGGTCAACCGCTATCTGGGCATGGCGTTGTGGCGGGTAATGCTGGTCTGCTTTTGTGCGGGTTGCAGGCTGCGGGGGTGGCCCCAATGTTTAAGGTAGGCTTATGTAACCAAGGATAAGATTTTTATGTCTGAAAAAACAGAAAACCATACCCACCACCTGCCATCCGCCACAGATATTAGCCGTGAAATGGAACAGGTAAAGCGGGAATACGATATTGCGCTGAAGGATCGGCCAGAACACGCAAAAGCTCTGGGTGAACGCCTGCGTAAGCTGGAAGCCCAGTTGCAGGAAGGCGCGCGCGGCAAGGCCTGAACGCCCTTAACATGCCGGGCCGGGGCACATACCCCCAGCCCACATAATATATAAAGCGCCCGGCCTTAGTGCTGGGCGTTGCTGTTTTGGGCCGCCCCCGTAGCGGGTGTTGCAGCCTGCGCTTTGGCAGCCCAAGCGGCGGCCACAGCCTGCGGGCCCGTGAGCGTTTGAGAAACCGGAACCGCCTGTGTTGCCGCGCCTGCCTGCGCTGCGGGCGTGGCGGCGGAGGAGGGCGCGCCAGCAGAATCTGGCCGTGGGTTGAGGATACGTTGCGGTTCTGGCTGTTCATAAACCGAATGCAGCGCACGCCTTTGGGCTTCTATGCTGGGTTCATGAAAAGCCGAAACCGGGCCAAACCCAATCAACCTGTCATGGAACCGATTGGTGGAGGCCACGGGGGAGCGAATGCAGCCTTTTACAACCGTAGAGCACGCGCCATCCGTGCCAATCATGCGGTCATTATCGCCGCTGTAGTGCAGGTCATACACACGGCCATCCACCATCCGCAGGCTGGCCACGCAGGTTTTGCCCGCGCCGCCAAAGGTGGTTTGCGTCATGTTCACAAATGTCTGGAGCGGAAACAGCGAGGAATCGTTGGTGGAAGGCATGTTGACCGAGCGCACATACTGATAAACCGTGGTGTGCTCATCTATCTTCTGCGTTTTGTCGGGAATACCCGCGCAGGCCTGTAAATCCTCATTTGTCATGCCAATCACGGCTAACTGGCCCTTATGGGCGGTGCGGCTATCTATATATCCGCAGCCTGCCAGCGCGGGCAGCAGCACCAGCGCGGCAAGCCCGCGTGCACGATAAAACAGAGAAGCAGCAGAGGCAGAAATAGGCAGGGAAGGAAAGGGCAGACCGGTCATTACTCTTGTTCGTAAAAGGGTGGGGGTGTTTAGGGCGGTGTGTTGTGGGCTTCGGCGCGGGCAATGTCCAGATACAGCAAAATCAGCAGGGGCAGGGGCCAGATAAAGGGGAGCGGCACATGCCACGCCATGGCTAGGGTGCCACACAGAGCCCCCGCAGCAAACCCCAGCCACGAAAGCCCCGGCAGCAGGGCCGCCCCGGGTGCGGGCGGTTTAACCGTGCTGCCCGGCCAGCGCGCAGCCAGTGATGTAGCCAGCGCAGAGGCACATTTCAGCAGGTTGCTGGTGATCACAATGGTTTGGATAGCGGTGCCGGAAAACCGGGCAATTGTTTCACCCTGCACGGCCATAAGGGCGGGCAGCAGCACAAGGGCCAGCGGGCGGTGCCACGGCGTAAGCATGGCAATTTGCGTGGCCCCCAGCAGCACGCCCACACAGGCTATGCCAATGGCTGCCTGCCAGCGCAACCGTGCCAGAGTAGCCAGCATGGCCGCTACAAAAAACGTGCCTAAAATTTCCAGCAACAGCAGCGCATGCGGCCAGATGCCCCCAACAAGGGCGGCGGCCAGATGGGTTGTGTTGCCTGTCATGGCGGAGGCAAACAGCCCGCCCAGATACACAAAGCCCAGCGCATCCACATACCCGGCTAAAAGATCCAGCACCAAAATGCGCCGCGCAGAAACCCGCACGGAGGAGGAAGAAGAAAGCTCGGCCATATTCATCCATCAGCATACAAGAACATTACACAAAATCCACCCGCAGCCTTTGTGCCCGCTGCGTGGCATATAGGCCATTCACAGGGCCGTAAGGCTGTATTTGCGTGCCAATGGGGTGGCCGTAGGTGTGGATATCAGGCATCTATGCGCAAGTTTATGCGGCATGGCACGCGCGGCGGGCCTTGCTGGCAGGTGGGGTTTTTCCGTATTCTGCGGCCAGACCAAAGCAAGGAACAAAGTAGATGTTGGGATTCCGTCCTGTTTTTCTGGCGTTGGGGGCCTGCACTGCCCTGTTGGCCGCGCCCCCGGCGGCTTATGCGGCGGAGAAGAACCCTCATTACGGGCTACAGATTATGAAGATGCGTCCCGGCCCACCCCCCATGACAGTGGCCACAGCCGCCCCCGGCATTTTGGATTACGATGGCATACCCACCGTATTGGGCACAAATGCGGCCAATGTGGGCGGGCTGATGTATTTTTGCTACCACAACAAGCTGATAACAGACACCACGGTAAACATGCTGGGGCGGGAACTGGCAAAACTGCCGGATGTCCGCAATTCGTCCGATTACGCATGGGGTGGCATTGGCATGCTGCGTCTTGGCCCAGACCAGATGTTTGATACCCGCACCCTAAACCGAGACCAGCGTGAGGCCGTATGCTCCCGCACCGCCCTTATGGGGCCGGATCTGCTTAAGGCCGCCCGCAATGGTGATGCCGCGCCAAGCATAGATAACCAGCGGGCATCGGATGAAAAACCAAGATGGCCGTCCGCTCCCCCGCCGCCTATCCGTGCCACAGCCCCCGTTGCCGCTGCGGCGGCTGTTCCCGCAGGTGTGGCCGCCACACCTAAGATAACAGCGCCAGCGCGTGCGGTTTCGGCCCCTGTTGCGCGTGTGGCACCACCGCGCCCGGCTGTATCTGCCCCGGCTTATGTGGCCCCGCGTGCCGTGGCTGCCACGCCGCATGTGGCGGCCCCTGCTGTATCTGCCCCTGCGCCGAAGGTTGTTTCTGCTCCGCCACCGGCTGTTATGGCCCCCACACCCGCGCCAGCACCCAAGCCAGTGCCCTATACGCCGCTGCCCTCGCAGCAGGCTATTCAGGATGACGTGGCGCAAAAGGCCGAAGCGCGAGAAGCCGCAGCACAGGCCGAATTTGCCCGTCAGGCGGCATCTCAGGCCGGAGCTGTGCGGTAATACGCGCCCACCACAGCGCCAACACACACATCAGGCCCGCTGGCAGCCGCGCTGGCGGGCTTTTGCGTTGCAAGCCATGCTAAAAAGGGGATGCGTGCCTGTTTTAATAGAACAGCTTAAACAAAGTTTTAAGTACACAGGCCACCGCATAGCAAACGCCCCGGTATTCTGCCTTGGCCCATATTCCGCCACTGTTTGCTGGTTAGTGTGGCGGTGTTGAACAAAGCTGCTGCCATATCTATTTGCTATATAAGTTTGGCAGATGCCTGCCCCACACCGGCAGGCCATAGGAAAGACGGATAAAAGAATGCGTAAGATTGTAACCCTTGGCCTTGCAACCCTTATGGCTGCCACCATTGGCACCGCCGCAAACGCCAGCGAACCGGGCGGCTGCCTGAAGTATGGCGCCGCTGGTGCCGTGGGTGGCCATATGGCCAACCATCATGGTGTGCTGGGTGCGGCTGCGGGGTGTGCCGCGGGCATGTATCGTCGGCACGAATACCGTAAGGAAGCCCGCGCCAAGGCCGCGCTGTATGATAAGGAACACCCCGGCTCAAAGGGTACGTATCAGCAAAAAGCCACGGCGTATGATGTAGAACATTCCACCACCCCCGGCACCATGCAGCCCACCCAGCAGCCTAACGGTGCCCCGCAGGGGGGTGAAGCTCAGCCAGAAGGCGCACAGCACCTGTAATATGTTGCGGCTTATGCCCACCAGTATCTGGGCTTAAAATGCAAAGCGGCCCCGCTGCCTTGCCCCATATGCGGGGTGTAGGCAGCGGGGCCGTTTTTTATGCGCGGGGGCAAAGTTTATTAGGTGCGGTTGGGGTCTGTGTGTGCTGTGTCTCCATTATAAGGAGATGTTAGCTGTGCGCGGGCTTCCCCCTTGGGGTAGGCGGCGGTGTGCAGGTTGAGGTACATCTTGCCATCATGCAGGGCTTTTTCCTGATCTGCCGTTAAAATGGCGGTGCCAGAAAACGGGCTTTTAAACGGGCCTTTCAGGGTGATCATATGGCCTGCTTCCTGCCCCGGATCTGCTGGCCCATGAAAATGCGCCACCGTAACCTGCCCGCTTAGCCCATCCCACGTAATGGTGTAGCGCAGCTCATGCGTGGAAGGGAAAAACACCGCATCCACCTTGCCAGTTGGGTGGGATGTTGCGTTGTGTTCGGCTGTAAAATCGCCACCAAACCGTTCGCTGCGTTCAGCATGCGCGGTGGAAACCAGCGCACTTACAGCCGCCGGAACCACTGTAACCGCAAGCGTGACACCCAAAGCCACCTTGCGAAACACTTTTTTGCTGGCTGAAATCATACGAAAGCGCCCTTTCAAACATAAAAACATCTGTGCGATAGGCCTATAACGGCCCGCTCTGGCAGAGGTTCCTGCGCTAAAGGGCGGGCAAAGGCACGTATTTGCATTACTTGCTGCCAATATGGGGTTGGCCAGCCTTGTGTTGTAGGCCCGCAATCTCTCACGCTCGCGTGATACATAAAGGGGCCAGCCCGCCGCCCCAAAAAGGCGCGGCACAAGGCGCAAGGGTTAGAACACCTGCCGCAAACGGATGGTTTTGCCGCCGGAGGTTTGCAGCACAAGGTGTGTGCCATCTGTTGTCCAGCCGGTTACGCTGTTCAGCAATGGGCTAAAGGTGTTTGCAATGTCATTCTGTTTGCCAAGGCAGGCCATGCGCGTGCTCATGCTGCCCACAGGCGTGGCTTTTACGCTGCCCTTTGGCCCAAACACCAACCCGCCCACATAGCGGTTGCAGCCATCGGAACCAGAAATCTTGCCCGTATCGTTAATGTCTAGCGTGGGGGCAAACATATCTGCGGCTGGGTTGGGGTTTTCATCCGTGGCGCTATCATCTGTGTCGGGCACAAAATTGCCGCTACGCAGCTTGCGGCCATCCATAGCCGTAACCACCCAGCGCGTATTGTTTAAACTGGTGGGGGGCACAAGGGCGCCACCGCAGCCCCGCAAGGTTTTGGTGGCGGTTGTAAGGGTTACGGTATC includes:
- a CDS encoding YggT family protein → MYRAYQFAVKLYCRCLMADMRACHKGVFGFLARQDLAFVFFVFMLLMRLLELYSWVLLAACIFVNLYAFGILDSRNQIVWKIGVFLERITEPVLAPVRRMLPMPGGMDFSPMVVLLIIQYVLQPGLVSLFRALMSH
- a CDS encoding YoaK family protein, yielding MAELSSSSSVRVSARRILVLDLLAGYVDALGFVYLGGLFASAMTGNTTHLAAALVGGIWPHALLLLEILGTFFVAAMLATLARLRWQAAIGIACVGVLLGATQIAMLTPWHRPLALVLLPALMAVQGETIARFSGTAIQTIVITSNLLKCASALATSLAARWPGSTVKPPAPGAALLPGLSWLGFAAGALCGTLAMAWHVPLPFIWPLPLLILLYLDIARAEAHNTPP
- a CDS encoding CHRD domain-containing protein; the encoded protein is MISASKKVFRKVALGVTLAVTVVPAAVSALVSTAHAERSERFGGDFTAEHNATSHPTGKVDAVFFPSTHELRYTITWDGLSGQVTVAHFHGPADPGQEAGHMITLKGPFKSPFSGTAILTADQEKALHDGKMYLNLHTAAYPKGEARAQLTSPYNGDTAHTDPNRT
- a CDS encoding META domain-containing protein yields the protein MRFSAPFFRSGLFALCAAGAVLAGCAEPRTTTTPEGKEAPVAATGPKDVYEARGNAPFWNMTLADGALSVETPDGPRMARVIRHAYSEGGTRYYEASDIKAALTTSACTDNMTGQVFTDTVTLTTATKTLRGCGGALVPPTSLNNTRWVVTAMDGRKLRSGNFVPDTDDSATDENPNPAADMFAPTLDINDTGKISGSDGCNRYVGGLVFGPKGSVKATPVGSMSTRMACLGKQNDIANTFSPLLNSVTGWTTDGTHLVLQTSGGKTIRLRQVF